In Longimicrobiales bacterium, a single window of DNA contains:
- a CDS encoding PQQ-binding-like beta-propeller repeat protein codes for MRYRSAASLLALIAFPLSASAQTGTDNGEWHVYGGDDFASSYTPLTQIDATNASELEIAWRWNARNFGPNPFARTQTTPLMVDGVLYATVGMRRSVVAIAAGTGETLWTWRVDEGERLGAAPRANSGRGVSYWQDDSGNGRIIVVTPGYQMVALDPHSGQQIEGFGEGGVVDLMGQHRSRDGIDMVGSVGASSPATVAGDVLVVGSAHHIGMRPPSKTNTPGDIRGYDAQSGELLWTFKTIPEPGEFGVDTWENESWSYTGNAAAWAPIAYDPESGFVYVPTEAATGDYYGGHRHGNNLFSTSLVALDSRTGERVWHFQTIHHDIWDWDNPTSPILADLTIDGAPRKIVAQITKQGFVFVFDRLTGDPIWPIEERAVPQTDIPGEWTSPTQPIPTKPLPFEPQGFSEDDLIDFTPEIKARAAEIASAYRMGPLYTPASLQDAPDGTAGVLSLPSSTGGANWEGGALDPETGFLYIGSATAPSVLALIEGGDRSDMDYIAGFGRASIAPGVSIVKPPWGRITAIDLTTGDHAWMIANGDTPPHVAERLELDPATIPRTGKPSRAGLLVTGSLLFAGEGMSGDAILRAHDKATGQIMAELELPGAQIGLPMSYMHEGKQYIIVAVSARGEPAEIVAFALPN; via the coding sequence ATGCGTTATCGATCAGCCGCATCACTCCTCGCATTGATCGCGTTTCCGCTCTCGGCCTCGGCGCAGACCGGGACTGACAACGGTGAGTGGCACGTCTACGGTGGCGATGACTTTGCCAGCAGCTATACGCCGCTGACGCAGATCGATGCGACCAACGCCTCGGAACTGGAGATCGCGTGGCGGTGGAACGCACGGAACTTCGGCCCGAATCCGTTCGCACGGACACAGACGACACCTCTAATGGTGGATGGCGTCCTCTACGCGACGGTGGGAATGCGCCGCAGCGTCGTCGCCATCGCTGCTGGTACGGGTGAGACGCTGTGGACGTGGCGAGTCGACGAGGGCGAGCGGCTCGGGGCTGCACCGCGAGCGAACTCGGGACGTGGGGTCTCCTACTGGCAGGACGATTCCGGCAACGGCCGCATCATCGTGGTGACTCCCGGATATCAGATGGTGGCGCTCGATCCGCATTCCGGGCAACAGATCGAAGGCTTCGGTGAGGGCGGGGTCGTCGACCTGATGGGCCAACACCGTTCGCGGGACGGGATCGACATGGTGGGCTCGGTGGGAGCGAGTTCTCCCGCGACCGTCGCGGGGGACGTGCTCGTCGTCGGATCGGCGCATCACATCGGCATGCGGCCGCCCTCCAAGACCAACACACCCGGCGACATCCGCGGCTACGACGCTCAGAGCGGAGAACTCCTGTGGACGTTCAAGACGATCCCGGAGCCCGGTGAATTCGGTGTCGACACGTGGGAGAACGAGTCGTGGTCCTACACCGGCAATGCCGCCGCCTGGGCTCCCATTGCGTACGACCCCGAGTCCGGGTTCGTCTACGTGCCGACCGAGGCCGCCACGGGCGACTACTACGGCGGACACCGACACGGGAACAACCTGTTCTCGACCAGCCTTGTCGCGCTCGACTCTAGGACCGGCGAGCGGGTGTGGCACTTCCAGACGATTCACCACGACATCTGGGACTGGGACAACCCAACGTCTCCGATCCTCGCCGACCTCACCATCGACGGGGCGCCGCGCAAGATCGTGGCACAGATCACCAAGCAGGGCTTCGTTTTTGTTTTCGACCGGCTGACAGGCGATCCGATTTGGCCCATCGAAGAGCGGGCGGTGCCTCAGACGGACATTCCCGGCGAGTGGACGTCGCCGACGCAGCCGATTCCGACCAAGCCCCTCCCCTTCGAACCACAGGGCTTCAGCGAGGACGACCTCATCGACTTCACGCCCGAGATCAAGGCGCGGGCGGCTGAGATCGCTTCTGCCTATCGGATGGGTCCGCTCTACACGCCGGCCTCGCTCCAGGACGCGCCCGATGGGACGGCGGGCGTATTGTCGCTGCCCAGCTCGACCGGCGGCGCCAACTGGGAAGGCGGGGCGCTCGACCCAGAGACGGGCTTCCTGTACATCGGCTCCGCCACGGCTCCTTCGGTTCTCGCCCTGATCGAGGGCGGAGACCGCTCCGACATGGACTACATCGCGGGTTTCGGCCGCGCGTCGATAGCCCCTGGCGTTTCGATCGTGAAGCCTCCCTGGGGTCGCATCACGGCGATCGACCTCACCACCGGCGACCATGCGTGGATGATCGCGAACGGGGACACACCGCCTCATGTGGCCGAGCGCCTCGAGCTCGACCCGGCGACGATCCCGCGGACCGGCAAGCCCTCACGAGCAGGGTTGTTGGTGACCGGCTCCCTGTTGTTCGCCGGCGAAGGCATGTCAGGCGACGCGATCCTCCGCGCTCACGACAAGGCGACCGGCCAAATTATGGCCGAACTCGAGCTCCCAGGGGCTCAGATCGGCCTGCCGATGTCGTACATGCACGAAGGCAAGCAGTACATCATCGTGGCGGTCAGCGCACGCGGCGAGCCTGCCGAGATCGTGGCGTTCGCCCTGCCCAACTGA
- a CDS encoding c-type cytochrome gives MPRLRRLFLSALAALLLVFSFTRDVAAQALGDHQYTSAAIEAGSRVYTSECALCHGANGDEEDAINLRLGQFRRAQSDQDLRDVITGGIGGGRMPAFDLQPDELVGIVAYIRAGFDASGVAVKVGDAARGEELFGGDGGCASCHRVNGRGPYLGPDLSDIGAIRTPAALQRALLDPDAALRPIDRPIRAVTRDGETIRGRRLNEDTYTVQLIDSQQRLLSLVKADLTEYEVSSTSDKRPTTLSADAVADLIGYLLTLRGIR, from the coding sequence ATGCCGCGACTTCGCCGGCTATTCCTTTCCGCACTCGCTGCGCTCCTGCTTGTGTTCAGCTTCACGAGAGATGTTGCCGCACAAGCGCTCGGTGACCACCAGTACACGAGTGCCGCCATCGAGGCGGGCTCCCGTGTCTATACATCCGAGTGCGCGCTGTGCCATGGCGCGAACGGCGACGAAGAAGACGCGATTAACCTCCGCCTTGGACAGTTCCGACGGGCACAATCGGACCAAGACCTCCGCGACGTAATCACTGGCGGGATCGGTGGCGGTCGCATGCCTGCGTTCGACCTGCAGCCGGACGAACTCGTTGGCATCGTCGCATACATCCGTGCCGGATTCGACGCGAGCGGCGTGGCGGTAAAGGTCGGCGACGCAGCACGCGGTGAGGAGTTGTTCGGTGGAGATGGAGGCTGCGCGTCGTGCCATCGTGTGAACGGCCGGGGGCCCTACTTGGGCCCGGACCTCAGCGACATCGGAGCCATTCGCACGCCGGCCGCTTTGCAGCGCGCTCTGCTCGATCCAGATGCCGCGCTTCGCCCTATCGACCGACCCATTCGAGCCGTGACCCGGGACGGCGAGACGATTCGTGGTCGACGCCTCAACGAGGACACCTACACGGTGCAGCTCATCGACTCGCAACAGCGGTTGCTCTCACTCGTCAAAGCCGATCTGACGGAGTACGAAGTCAGCAGCACCTCGGACAAGAGGCCGACCACGCTCTCGGCGGACGCTGTGGCGGATCTCATAGGCTATCTCCTGACACTGAGGGGCATCCGATGA
- a CDS encoding PQQ-dependent dehydrogenase, methanol/ethanol family: MNSFQRAATAGVFALLALGAAVNAGAQVPYERILNAADEPENWLTYHGSYSSLRFSTLSQITTENVTDLESKWVLQNQVFGAWQSNPIVVDGIMYITERPNDVMAVDAVTGRVFWMYRHTNDEAAAVCCGANNRGVAVLDDKVFMGTLDARLIALDRTNGQPLWDIEVADVNQAYSITMAPLVVKDKVLVGVGGGEFGIRGFIAAYDADTGEEAWRFYTIPGPGEPGHETWEGDDWEHGGAPIWLTGSYDAELNLTYWGVGNPGPDWNPGQRPGDNLYSDAVIALNPDTGELDWYFQFTPNDGYDYDAVQVPLLVDMEWEGEARKLMLWANRNGYFYVLDRTDGEFLSGTPFVKVNWSSGLDENGRPIQTPQPAGAPTWPGNQGGTNWYPPSYSPRTELFYFAAWEDYASIYEPEESVYREGRMFLGGGFRVLSPTEGAPTIGIGRSTPINNWTDAVGHGSVIAMDPRTGEAKWKYDQFDVSDSGMLTTETDLLFTGGREGYFHALDARTGALLWKASLGAQIVMAPITFMVDGKQYVSVISGHTLVTFGLRD, encoded by the coding sequence ATGAACAGCTTCCAACGCGCGGCAACGGCGGGAGTCTTCGCCCTTCTCGCGCTCGGCGCCGCCGTGAATGCTGGCGCCCAAGTCCCCTACGAGCGGATTTTGAACGCGGCAGACGAGCCCGAGAACTGGCTGACCTACCACGGCTCGTATTCGAGTCTGCGCTTCAGCACCTTGAGTCAGATCACCACGGAGAACGTCACAGATCTGGAGTCGAAGTGGGTGCTCCAAAACCAGGTGTTCGGGGCTTGGCAGTCGAACCCCATCGTGGTCGACGGCATCATGTACATCACCGAGCGTCCCAACGACGTGATGGCGGTAGACGCCGTGACGGGCCGCGTCTTTTGGATGTATCGTCACACAAACGATGAAGCTGCTGCCGTCTGCTGCGGGGCCAACAACCGCGGCGTGGCCGTTCTGGACGACAAGGTTTTCATGGGCACGCTGGATGCCCGCCTCATCGCTCTGGATCGGACGAACGGACAGCCTCTGTGGGACATCGAGGTTGCCGACGTAAATCAGGCGTACTCGATCACGATGGCCCCGCTCGTCGTGAAGGACAAAGTGCTCGTCGGCGTGGGCGGTGGTGAGTTCGGGATTCGTGGATTCATAGCAGCCTACGACGCTGATACCGGTGAGGAAGCATGGCGCTTTTACACGATTCCCGGCCCGGGTGAACCTGGACACGAGACATGGGAGGGAGACGACTGGGAGCACGGTGGTGCACCCATCTGGCTCACGGGTTCATACGACGCCGAGCTCAACCTGACGTACTGGGGTGTCGGGAATCCCGGTCCCGACTGGAATCCCGGCCAGCGACCGGGCGACAACCTCTACTCGGACGCCGTCATCGCGCTCAACCCGGACACCGGGGAATTGGACTGGTACTTCCAATTCACGCCCAACGACGGGTATGACTACGACGCAGTCCAAGTACCCCTCCTCGTGGACATGGAGTGGGAGGGCGAAGCTCGGAAGTTGATGCTGTGGGCGAACCGCAATGGCTACTTCTACGTGCTGGACCGGACAGATGGAGAGTTCCTCTCAGGGACTCCCTTCGTGAAGGTCAATTGGTCCAGCGGGCTCGACGAAAATGGCCGGCCCATCCAAACGCCACAGCCCGCCGGCGCACCGACCTGGCCAGGCAACCAGGGCGGCACCAACTGGTACCCGCCGTCCTATAGCCCACGGACGGAACTCTTCTACTTCGCCGCGTGGGAGGACTACGCGAGCATCTACGAGCCCGAAGAGTCTGTGTACCGCGAGGGCCGCATGTTCCTGGGCGGAGGCTTCCGAGTGCTCTCACCCACGGAGGGCGCGCCAACCATCGGAATCGGGCGCAGCACACCCATCAACAACTGGACCGACGCGGTCGGTCACGGTTCGGTGATCGCCATGGATCCTCGCACGGGTGAAGCGAAGTGGAAGTACGACCAGTTCGACGTCAGTGACAGCGGCATGCTGACCACGGAGACAGATCTGCTCTTCACGGGTGGGCGCGAGGGTTATTTCCACGCGCTCGACGCACGCACCGGTGCGCTTCTGTGGAAGGCGAGCCTCGGAGCCCAGATCGTGATGGCCCCAATCACCTTCATGGTGGACGGCAAGCAGTATGTGTCCGTCATTTCGGGGCACACGCTTGTGACCTTCGGACTTCGGGACTGA
- a CDS encoding serine hydrolase — MRSLARTFVLTAALLGVVSATADAQIRDRGDLVAAIDSAARDHVEHAMVAGVSVAVVRGTDTLLKRGYGFADLEWGIETPPDASASYEIGSMTKQFTAAAIMQLVQEGTLDLDADFTEYLTDFDAQGHVVPLRRLLDHTSGIKAYTAMSVFGDLAAKSLPRDTLVSLVEAEPFEFEPGTAQIYNNSAFFFLGLIIERMSGQSYEEYVQEHLFDELGMDDSYYCSESAIRENRAHGYDGSPQGLQRKGYLDHLWPYAAGSLCSTAGDLIRWNQALHRGSIVSEASYQAMTTPMPLVDGTPLEYAMGLGVGDRAGAVVISHGGGINGFLSDGHYYPGEELSIIVLQNSTGPQGPGALSTAIAELILGPVPDPVAADYSGALEVLVGEYIGPARGTHLHMTVSREGDQLVFTRRGQADGQRPLHVGDGVWQIGGTRFEFDVVGDRAIELMMFQGAARYRLKRSP, encoded by the coding sequence ATGAGGAGCCTAGCGAGGACGTTCGTGCTGACAGCGGCGCTGCTGGGTGTCGTTTCGGCTACCGCCGATGCACAGATCCGTGATCGAGGCGACCTGGTGGCAGCGATCGACTCCGCCGCCCGGGATCACGTCGAGCATGCCATGGTCGCCGGAGTGTCCGTGGCGGTCGTGCGCGGCACGGATACGCTCCTCAAGCGCGGCTACGGATTCGCCGACTTGGAGTGGGGAATCGAGACGCCTCCGGATGCCTCGGCAAGCTACGAGATCGGCTCGATGACCAAGCAGTTCACGGCCGCCGCAATTATGCAGTTGGTACAGGAAGGCACGTTGGATCTGGATGCCGACTTTACAGAATACCTCACCGATTTCGACGCCCAGGGGCACGTCGTGCCGCTCCGCCGCCTTCTCGATCACACGTCGGGTATCAAGGCCTATACGGCGATGTCCGTCTTCGGAGACCTCGCCGCAAAAAGCCTCCCACGGGACACGTTGGTTTCCCTGGTGGAAGCCGAGCCGTTCGAGTTCGAGCCGGGCACTGCGCAGATTTATAATAATTCCGCCTTCTTCTTCCTGGGTCTCATAATCGAGAGGATGTCGGGGCAGAGCTACGAGGAGTACGTCCAAGAGCATCTCTTTGACGAGCTGGGGATGGACGACTCGTACTACTGTTCGGAGAGCGCCATCCGGGAGAATAGGGCCCACGGCTACGACGGCTCACCGCAAGGACTCCAGAGAAAGGGCTACCTGGATCATCTCTGGCCGTACGCTGCGGGGTCTCTCTGCTCCACCGCGGGCGACCTGATCCGGTGGAATCAAGCCCTCCATCGGGGGTCCATAGTGTCTGAGGCATCCTACCAGGCAATGACGACACCCATGCCGCTCGTAGATGGGACGCCCCTCGAGTACGCGATGGGGTTGGGCGTCGGGGATCGCGCAGGGGCGGTTGTCATTAGTCACGGAGGAGGAATCAACGGCTTTCTCTCCGACGGACACTACTACCCGGGCGAGGAACTCAGCATCATCGTGCTCCAAAACTCGACCGGCCCTCAGGGGCCGGGGGCCTTGAGTACTGCGATCGCGGAACTGATTCTCGGTCCCGTGCCGGACCCAGTAGCCGCGGACTATTCAGGAGCCCTTGAGGTGCTCGTGGGTGAGTACATTGGCCCTGCTCGCGGCACGCACCTTCACATGACGGTCAGTCGCGAAGGTGACCAGTTGGTGTTCACGCGCCGCGGACAGGCGGATGGCCAGCGGCCGCTTCATGTCGGAGACGGCGTTTGGCAGATCGGGGGAACACGCTTTGAGTTCGACGTGGTCGGGGACCGAGCGATCGAACTGATGATGTTCCAGGGGGCGGCACGATACAGGCTGAAGAGGAGTCCCTGA
- a CDS encoding alpha/beta hydrolase, producing MSLQRALYLGMLVALAWAGSATAQNQPPSEPPADWGVTAIDYSNVPYPYPVSYLDLEVDGRHLRMAYMDAPPVGTPNGRAVVFFHGFNFAGYAFGPTMEILRNEGFRTIAIDRIGFGRSSKPIMHYDFDIPARNTKRLLDHLGIEQAAVVGHSMGGMVASRFGMRYPQRASHVVFMNQIGLSDSRPGRDWTDSSHDGEKPTPQQHYEQVLRGQMRYYNQGWKPEYLQWVEAPFGLVYSGEFDRWLEVRGRLGSAISQDPVVYDWQHISSKALVIGGADDQLRQNFAADARRVAESLQNAELLLYPGIGHNPQFEHSEQFHADLVRFLKSDPSEPADQDWRNSDRGR from the coding sequence ATGTCCCTGCAACGCGCGTTGTACCTCGGCATGTTGGTCGCCCTCGCTTGGGCGGGCTCCGCCACAGCACAAAACCAGCCCCCCTCCGAGCCACCGGCCGACTGGGGCGTCACCGCGATCGACTACTCTAACGTCCCCTACCCCTACCCGGTCAGCTACCTGGACCTAGAGGTAGACGGCCGCCATCTCCGGATGGCGTACATGGACGCGCCGCCCGTCGGCACTCCGAACGGGCGGGCCGTCGTCTTCTTCCATGGCTTCAACTTCGCCGGGTACGCGTTCGGCCCGACGATGGAGATTCTGCGGAATGAGGGCTTCCGCACGATCGCTATCGACCGAATCGGGTTCGGCCGCTCTTCCAAGCCGATCATGCACTACGACTTCGACATTCCGGCCCGGAACACGAAACGGCTCCTCGACCACCTCGGCATAGAGCAAGCCGCGGTCGTAGGGCACTCAATGGGCGGAATGGTGGCGAGCCGCTTCGGCATGAGGTACCCACAGAGGGCGAGCCACGTGGTCTTCATGAATCAGATCGGGCTGAGCGACAGCCGCCCGGGCCGAGATTGGACGGACTCTTCCCACGACGGGGAGAAGCCCACGCCGCAGCAGCACTACGAGCAGGTTCTGCGTGGACAGATGCGGTATTACAACCAGGGGTGGAAGCCGGAGTACCTGCAGTGGGTCGAGGCGCCCTTCGGCCTCGTCTACAGCGGCGAGTTCGACCGCTGGCTAGAGGTCCGCGGGCGCCTCGGTTCGGCGATCTCGCAGGACCCGGTCGTCTACGACTGGCAGCACATCTCGAGCAAAGCACTCGTGATCGGTGGGGCGGACGACCAGCTCCGCCAGAACTTCGCCGCCGATGCCCGCCGCGTCGCAGAATCACTCCAGAACGCGGAGCTGCTGCTCTATCCGGGGATTGGGCACAATCCCCAGTTCGAGCACAGCGAGCAGTTCCACGCCGATCTGGTCAGGTTCCTGAAGTCTGATCCGAGCGAGCCTGCCGACCAAGACTGGCGAAACTCAGACCGGGGTCGCTAG
- a CDS encoding D-aminoacylase, translating into MRVRGAISAVLALVLAAGCREVPLYDTVLVGGTVVDGTGAPPFIADVAINDGRIADIGPDLGTLGAETVDVAGLTVAPGFWDNHAHLVTLEEHPDAENFIRQGITTVLAPLHSQDQPWPLDAYMDRVRMAPNVGLFAGHTWARKRVMGLEDRAPTGPELAWMRALVDSTMQQGALGLSTGLEYVPAAYAELDEVVALAEVAAPYGGIYVTHMRDEGVRVSEALHESLEVGRRAGIPVQINHHKVTGADQWGDASRTLALIDSAAAAGQEVVHDVYPYTAFSTYSDLLFPPWALADGADAFSARVADPATRARLVSEMRTIYGQQTGPGPESVQFRTLDGREDMTGRTLADYLVDAGRPTTLDETIEVLIELQLGGGFIGIFHGMDEADVIRIMQHPMAMFETDGDLVQPGVGFPHPRTYGSFPRILGRYVRELEVLTLEEAVRKMTSAPADWLGQSDRGRLAVDMVADITVFDTDRITDRAEFTDPHHYSDGVVHVWVGGTAVLRAGAMTGALPGRFLHRERR; encoded by the coding sequence ATGCGCGTGCGTGGGGCGATTTCGGCCGTGCTCGCGCTGGTGTTGGCCGCCGGCTGCAGGGAGGTGCCTCTCTACGACACCGTGCTCGTGGGGGGGACGGTTGTGGATGGTACAGGCGCTCCCCCGTTCATCGCCGATGTCGCGATCAACGATGGTCGCATTGCCGACATCGGCCCCGACCTCGGCACACTGGGCGCGGAGACGGTGGACGTTGCCGGCCTCACCGTAGCGCCTGGCTTCTGGGACAACCACGCGCACCTCGTCACCCTCGAAGAACACCCGGACGCCGAAAACTTCATACGGCAGGGCATCACGACGGTGCTCGCGCCGCTGCACAGTCAGGACCAGCCATGGCCGCTCGACGCGTACATGGACCGCGTGCGCATGGCGCCCAATGTCGGACTGTTCGCGGGTCACACGTGGGCCCGAAAGCGCGTCATGGGTCTGGAGGATCGTGCGCCGACCGGTCCCGAACTCGCATGGATGCGCGCCCTCGTCGATTCGACGATGCAGCAGGGGGCCCTGGGCCTTTCGACGGGGCTGGAGTATGTGCCTGCCGCGTACGCCGAGCTCGATGAAGTCGTCGCGCTTGCGGAAGTGGCTGCGCCCTACGGCGGAATCTACGTGACGCACATGCGTGACGAGGGCGTGCGCGTGAGCGAAGCCCTGCACGAGAGCCTCGAGGTGGGTCGCCGCGCAGGGATTCCCGTGCAGATCAACCATCACAAGGTGACGGGCGCGGACCAGTGGGGCGACGCGAGCCGCACGCTCGCACTGATCGATTCGGCCGCCGCCGCGGGGCAGGAAGTCGTACACGACGTGTATCCCTACACGGCGTTCAGCACCTATTCGGACCTGCTGTTTCCGCCGTGGGCGCTCGCGGACGGGGCCGATGCCTTCTCCGCGCGCGTGGCCGACCCCGCGACCCGTGCTCGGCTGGTGTCCGAGATGCGCACGATCTACGGGCAGCAGACTGGACCAGGACCCGAGAGCGTTCAATTCCGGACGCTCGATGGCCGTGAGGACATGACGGGCCGCACACTGGCCGACTACCTCGTCGATGCAGGGCGGCCAACTACCCTCGACGAGACGATCGAGGTGTTGATCGAGCTGCAATTGGGCGGTGGCTTCATCGGCATCTTTCATGGGATGGACGAGGCCGATGTCATCCGCATTATGCAGCACCCGATGGCGATGTTCGAGACGGATGGCGATCTCGTGCAGCCGGGCGTGGGCTTCCCGCACCCGCGCACATACGGGTCCTTCCCCCGTATCCTGGGCCGGTATGTACGCGAACTGGAGGTCCTGACGCTGGAAGAGGCCGTGCGGAAGATGACGTCTGCGCCCGCCGATTGGCTCGGTCAATCAGACCGGGGTCGCCTGGCCGTCGATATGGTGGCCGACATCACCGTGTTCGATACCGATCGTATCACCGATCGTGCAGAATTCACTGACCCGCACCATTACTCGGACGGCGTGGTGCACGTGTGGGTCGGGGGTACGGCTGTGCTGCGAGCGGGGGCGATGACCGGTGCGCTGCCGGGGAGGTTTCTCCATCGCGAGCGCCGCTAG